A stretch of DNA from Candida dubliniensis CD36 chromosome 6, complete sequence:
ATTTGAGAATGGAGTAGCAGGTTGGTATAATTGTCATTATGGGTTTTTGTTGTATCAAGTGTCGGTGTTTTTATTATGTACCATTACTGTTAGTGACCCTGTTATCCCACCTCAACAATACAGTATATTAATTCAACGTTTGAACTTATTCTTACAATGCTTGAAGAAGGGGTCACAATATTTAACTGTTTATAATGTCTATTACCAAACtttgttgaatttatttaataatatgaaTCTCAATGAggaaatttcaattttggtgAGACAagcatttgaaaaagaatcacTTGGAATGGCAACAgctattattgaaaaagaagatttaGTTGTTGACTTTGATCAAGATTGGCAATCATACGTAAACTCTTTAAATTTAGAGCTAGATCAAGACGTTTATGGTTTTTTGGAAGAAGGGATCCTTGATATGTTATGAAATGAGACATCAACTGTACACAGAAAAGTATATACCTATATAGATATAATCAAGCATGAATATGGACTCATTTGTAGTATTTATCCCAATTTTGagatattttatttttcactTCTTCTGGATACCCATTAAAGTTACAAGTGACAAACTCAAAGTCTGGATCAGTAAATTGTTTAGGGAAAATACAGGTGGTTACACATTTACCACCTTGACGAGTCTTGATCAATGGACCTTGTGACGCAAATGGTGCCAATGCGAAAGGTTTAACATCATCAAAGTATAGCTGATCTTGAACTGGTGTATGACGGGTGGTGTATGCCCAAATGAGTTGTTTAAAGtcaaaaatatcaatatcatcaccaacaaGAATGATTTCATGAAGAATCAGACAAACTTTATAGCATTCTTTGGATCTAAATAAGAAATCACCCACTAAATTCAGTAATTCTTTTGCATTAGTTTTTAACTTAACCAATTCGTGAGTGTTGATTTTCACGGCAAGCCATAATGCTTGCGCTTCATAGGGAGTGAATACATCTTCCACGATTTTAGATAACACTGGGTGTTGAGAAATTAAATACTTTGTCTCGGCAGAGACTAATCCTCCAATCAAAGTATGAGTCTCGTCAGTACATAACCCAGGGTTTGATATTGGCATAATAGCTTGGTCACGATATGATATGTGGTTGACACGGTATAAAGGTTGGGTGTGATGATCTTTTGGAAAACAATAACCATGCATTTCCCCAAATGGTCCTTCCCTAACCAAAGTGTCTCTATCCAAATAACCTTCAAATACCATTTCACAATCTGCTGGGACTTCTAAATCGTTGGTTTCACATTTAACAACAGGAACAGCTTGGTTGCACAATCCACCAATGTACTCTGCTTCAGTTGCTCCATCTGGAATTGGCATTGAGGAAACAAGAATTGCTGCTGGTGGAACCCCAAAACAAAGAGCAAATGGGATTTTATCACCTTTTCCAGCAGCAACCCATGCATCAGAAACTTGTTTCACATGTTGAGGATTAATAACTAACCCAGTAATACTTTTTGAATCATGAACCATGCCTCGAGCAATTGACCAATTAGTCCATGATTTATCGGGGGTTTGTAACACCCACATACCATACGTTTGGATGAATTTCCCACCATCACCGTGATGTAATAAGGGAACTGGTAATTttgttaaatcaatttgttccTTAGTCAAATGATGTTTTTTATGTGGTGATTGATCGTTAGGAACAAGAACCGGTGGGA
This window harbors:
- a CDS encoding 3-octaprenyl-4-hydroxybenzoate carboxy-lyase, putative (Similar to Aspergillus fischerianus NFIA_026010;~this enzyme catalyses the third reaction in ubiquinone biosynthesis) produces the protein MSLNPALKFRDFIQVLKNEGDLIEIDTEVDPNLEVGAITRKAYENKLAAPLFNNLKQDPENIDPKNLFRILGCPGGLRGFGNDHARIALHLGLDSQTPMKEIIDFLVANRNPKKYIPPVLVPNDQSPHKKHHLTKEQIDLTKLPVPLLHHGDGGKFIQTYGMWVLQTPDKSWTNWSIARGMVHDSKSITGLVINPQHVKQVSDAWVAAGKGDKIPFALCFGVPPAAILVSSMPIPDGATEAEYIGGLCNQAVPVVKCETNDLEVPADCEMVFEGYLDRDTLVREGPFGEMHGYCFPKDHHTQPLYRVNHISYRDQAIMPISNPGLCTDETHTLIGGLVSAETKYLISQHPVLSKIVEDVFTPYEAQALWLAVKINTHELVKLKTNAKELSNLVGDFLFRSKECYKVCSILHEIILVGDDIDIFDFKQLIWAYTTRHTPVQDQLYFDDVKPFALAPFASQGPLIKTRQGGKCVTTCIFPKQFTDPDFEFVTCNFNGYPEEVKNKISQNWDKYYK